From the Bacteroidia bacterium genome, one window contains:
- a CDS encoding inorganic phosphate transporter, whose product MEIFYFILIILAIAAVTDLMVGVANDAVNFLNSAVGAKVAPRTVILIVATAGILVGVTFSSGLMEIARKGIFNPGMLTFPEVMFIFAATMLTDVLLLDFFNTFGLPTSTTVSLVFELLGAAFAISLIKVLETGGGVAEALAFINTASVLKIIFGIILSVVAAFLVGSLAQYLSRMLFTFDLNSRVKRYGALWGGFALAILTYFLLVKGAKGASFLEPDQADWLKSSALWLAALSMLFWALIMQLLTWFTKVNIFKIVTLAGTFALAMAFAANDLVNFIGAPLAGLAAFEFADGSPNPLTMTMEALSDPVRANTYLLLLAGIIMAITLWVNKKARTVTATSVNLGRQSEGSERFESNAAARSIVRLFLSVIRFFSLITPPAMKKWVEGRFDTSKFKPVPDENGEVPAFDMLRASVSLIVAALLVSIGTTLKLPLSTTYVTFMVAMATALPDRAWGRDSAVYRVSGVLTVVGGWFFTAIIAASAAGIVATIIYFTELPGLIGLTVLAVFLLIRSVRIHKTREAEAAEEARTLVTADTVEEAVTTLYNDLSTLITATGEILHGTNDGLVTENRMELREMREKAKQLHKRSKNMATVILQTSKLEEKDDAVEDRTYAEIMSSMTLLLRSLRDMTTHCYSHVSNNHQPMTEEQINDIHDIERELLEQLDIVASSLSAADFSRVEQVNIETQDVRDRIRKADKRQLKRSKKDKQTTRTSLLFLEMLTEYEEIIYHTRTIYELCLSCQVDPPAQG is encoded by the coding sequence ATGGAAATCTTTTACTTCATTCTCATCATCCTCGCGATCGCCGCCGTGACCGATCTCATGGTCGGCGTCGCGAATGACGCAGTGAATTTCCTCAACTCCGCCGTCGGTGCCAAGGTGGCTCCGCGCACTGTCATTCTCATCGTCGCCACCGCAGGCATTCTCGTGGGTGTGACGTTTTCCAGCGGTCTCATGGAGATTGCCAGGAAGGGGATATTCAATCCCGGCATGCTGACCTTCCCCGAGGTCATGTTCATTTTTGCGGCAACGATGCTGACGGATGTGCTCCTCCTGGACTTTTTCAACACCTTCGGTTTGCCGACTTCCACCACGGTGTCGCTGGTGTTCGAATTGCTCGGTGCCGCTTTCGCCATCTCCCTGATCAAAGTGTTGGAGACGGGAGGCGGTGTCGCCGAGGCGCTGGCATTCATCAATACGGCCAGTGTGTTGAAAATCATCTTCGGTATCATATTGTCCGTTGTCGCCGCCTTCCTTGTCGGCTCACTGGCGCAATATCTTTCGCGTATGCTCTTCACCTTCGATCTCAACTCGCGAGTGAAGCGATATGGCGCGCTGTGGGGAGGCTTCGCGCTGGCGATCCTTACCTACTTCCTCCTCGTGAAAGGCGCGAAAGGGGCGTCGTTCCTCGAGCCCGATCAGGCCGACTGGTTAAAAAGCAGCGCGCTGTGGCTTGCCGCGCTGTCCATGCTGTTCTGGGCGTTGATCATGCAATTGCTCACATGGTTCACGAAAGTCAACATTTTCAAAATCGTCACGCTTGCCGGGACTTTTGCCCTTGCGATGGCCTTTGCGGCGAACGATCTCGTGAATTTCATCGGCGCGCCGCTCGCTGGCCTTGCTGCATTCGAATTCGCCGATGGCAGCCCCAATCCGCTGACCATGACGATGGAGGCGCTGTCGGACCCCGTTCGGGCCAACACGTATCTGCTGCTTCTCGCCGGTATCATCATGGCGATCACTCTGTGGGTGAACAAGAAGGCGCGTACCGTCACAGCGACGTCGGTCAATCTTGGAAGACAAAGCGAAGGCTCAGAGCGCTTCGAATCGAACGCGGCCGCCCGTTCCATAGTCCGTCTCTTCCTGTCGGTGATCCGCTTTTTCTCGTTGATCACGCCGCCGGCAATGAAAAAATGGGTGGAGGGACGTTTCGATACCAGCAAATTCAAACCCGTACCCGATGAAAACGGAGAGGTACCGGCGTTCGATATGTTGCGCGCTTCCGTGAGTCTCATCGTTGCCGCGCTGCTGGTTTCCATTGGTACGACACTCAAACTGCCGCTCTCCACCACCTATGTCACCTTTATGGTGGCGATGGCGACCGCGCTCCCCGACCGCGCGTGGGGAAGGGACTCCGCCGTGTATCGCGTGTCCGGCGTGCTCACCGTTGTGGGCGGGTGGTTTTTCACGGCCATCATAGCGGCAAGCGCAGCAGGTATTGTCGCAACGATTATCTACTTCACCGAGCTGCCCGGTCTCATCGGGCTGACTGTCCTCGCTGTCTTTCTTCTCATTCGGAGCGTCAGGATACACAAAACCCGTGAAGCGGAAGCCGCCGAGGAAGCGCGTACGCTCGTCACCGCCGACACTGTGGAGGAAGCCGTCACGACGTTGTACAACGATCTCAGCACGCTGATCACAGCCACCGGCGAGATTCTGCACGGCACGAACGATGGCCTTGTCACCGAAAACCGCATGGAACTCCGCGAGATGCGCGAAAAAGCCAAGCAACTCCATAAGCGCTCAAAAAACATGGCCACCGTCATTCTGCAGACCTCAAAATTGGAGGAGAAGGACGACGCGGTGGAGGATCGCACCTACGCGGAAATCATGAGTTCTATGACGCTGCTGCTGCGCAGTTTGCGCGATATGACCACGCACTGTTACTCCCATGTCAGCAACAATCATCAGCCGATGACGGAGGAGCAGATCAACGATATTCACGATATCGAACGTGAGTTACTCGAACAGCTCGACATCGTGGCATCCAGTCTCTCGGCGGCCGATTTCTCCCGCGTCGAGCAGGTCAACATCGAAACGCAGGACGTACGCGACCGCATCCGTAAAGCGGACAAGCGTCAGCTCAAGCGTTCGAAAAAGGATAAGCAGACTACCAGAACCAGTTTACTTTTCCTGGAAATGCTCACCGAATACGAGGAAATCATTTACCATACCAGGACGATTTACGAATTATGCCTGTCCTGTCAGGTTGACCCGCCCGCACAGGGATAA
- a CDS encoding DMT family transporter yields the protein MAISRQQRALLYALGSVLCWSTVATAFKLALRDVGVPALVLYSTLTSALVLSAIVAASKRRNALRDLTAKDVLLSSIMGLLNPFAYYLVLFRAYDLLPAQEAQPLNYTWPIVLSLMAALLLGQKVRGKDAVAMLVSFCGVIVISTRGDVGGLHFTNPEGVALAVGSSVIWASYWILNMRSTIDPVLRLALNFCAGTVYIAVFVLLVGADLSASPSGALAAVYIGLFEMGLTFVLWMSALRHARSAATVSNLVYLSPFLSLLIIATVLGENIYPSTLIGLVLIVGGILWQQFGERSGSGAV from the coding sequence ATGGCAATATCACGACAACAACGCGCGCTCCTCTATGCACTGGGTTCGGTATTGTGCTGGTCCACCGTCGCCACGGCATTCAAGCTTGCGCTGCGCGATGTCGGCGTGCCGGCGCTGGTGCTCTATTCCACGCTGACGTCGGCGTTGGTGCTGAGCGCGATTGTGGCGGCGAGCAAGCGACGAAACGCCCTGCGCGACCTGACGGCGAAGGACGTGTTGCTCTCCTCAATCATGGGCTTGCTCAATCCTTTCGCCTATTATCTCGTGCTGTTCCGTGCGTATGATTTGCTTCCCGCGCAGGAAGCGCAGCCGCTCAATTACACCTGGCCCATCGTACTCTCGCTCATGGCGGCGCTCCTGTTGGGGCAAAAGGTACGCGGGAAAGACGCGGTTGCGATGCTGGTCAGCTTCTGCGGCGTCATCGTCATCTCCACCCGCGGTGATGTGGGCGGTCTGCATTTCACCAACCCGGAAGGAGTCGCTCTCGCCGTTGGGAGCTCTGTCATTTGGGCATCGTATTGGATACTGAATATGCGCAGCACCATCGATCCCGTGCTGCGCCTCGCATTGAATTTCTGCGCGGGCACAGTGTACATCGCGGTCTTCGTTCTCCTGGTCGGCGCGGATCTGTCCGCTTCACCGTCAGGAGCGCTTGCCGCAGTATATATTGGGCTGTTCGAGATGGGGCTGACCTTCGTACTATGGATGAGCGCGCTCCGTCATGCGCGAAGCGCGGCCACCGTGAGCAATCTCGTGTATCTGTCCCCGTTCCTCTCGCTGTTGATCATCGCGACAGTGTTGGGCGAAAACATTTATCCTTCGACGCTCATCGGTCTGGTGCTGATAGTTGGCGGGATTCTCTGGCAGCAATTCGGTGAGCGGTCCGGAAGCGGAGCTGTGTAG
- a CDS encoding DUF1801 domain-containing protein, translated as MAKIKTHATDVSVMEFIEKKTQGVKRDDTLALLDLCSEISGFPPVMWGPSIIGFGQYHYRYASGHEGDMPVVAFSPRKEALVVYLSEHEGRDELLARLGKYKIGKACLYIKKLADVDVAVLRQLIVVSMEYVRSLYP; from the coding sequence ATGGCAAAGATCAAGACCCATGCCACGGACGTCAGCGTCATGGAGTTCATAGAGAAAAAGACGCAGGGGGTGAAGCGCGATGATACGCTCGCCCTTCTGGATTTGTGCAGCGAAATAAGCGGTTTTCCGCCGGTGATGTGGGGCCCCTCCATTATCGGCTTCGGTCAATATCACTACCGCTACGCAAGCGGACACGAGGGCGACATGCCTGTCGTCGCGTTTTCGCCGCGGAAGGAAGCCCTCGTCGTGTATCTCTCCGAACACGAGGGACGCGACGAGTTGCTCGCACGGCTGGGGAAGTACAAAATCGGAAAAGCGTGTCTGTACATCAAAAAGCTCGCCGACGTGGATGTCGCCGTGCTACGTCAGCTCATTGTCGTCTCGATGGAATATGTCAGATCTCTGTATCCCTGA
- a CDS encoding T9SS type A sorting domain-containing protein, whose translation MKNLRYTTLAILFTLLTIIFNAQSQIVLSSFDFNSIPLTTATAGPNATSVNNNAETDGRGVCFQTSGANVGVDLVLPTASILSNLSSLDLVMEFARNEGTAYLFEGGSNNLRLEGGVLYFTYAARRNANNNNNPVIVTLQYGGLPVSSSGQFSTIRAAYDAVTGVGALFVNNSLVASNQGTANRPLVWTGADNFTIGRMMDGSGNGFVMLGSFALHSGLISALPVELVSFSALKRANTVELRWNTATELNNYGFEVERSFDKKHWEVLDFVPGHGTVNSPRSYTWSDASALRSNRNDVHYRLRQIDRDGSFEYSSVVSVSLHGETGFAIQPAFPNPFNPSTTFTLRLQTEESVHVCVADASGRIVATLVNGEILSAGTHNISFHADDLPSGLYFAMVRTATQSGSIKLMLQK comes from the coding sequence ATGAAAAATCTCCGCTACACCACTCTCGCAATTCTCTTCACTCTGCTCACAATAATCTTCAATGCTCAGTCGCAGATTGTGTTAAGCAGCTTCGACTTCAACAGCATCCCGTTGACGACGGCCACAGCCGGTCCGAATGCCACATCGGTGAACAACAATGCCGAGACCGATGGCCGCGGCGTGTGCTTTCAGACGAGCGGCGCAAACGTCGGTGTGGATCTTGTGCTCCCGACAGCCTCAATCCTCTCGAATCTGTCGAGCCTCGACCTCGTCATGGAATTCGCGAGAAATGAGGGTACGGCCTATCTTTTTGAAGGTGGCTCGAATAACTTGCGTTTGGAGGGAGGGGTTTTGTACTTCACATACGCTGCGCGCCGCAATGCCAATAATAACAACAATCCCGTGATTGTGACGCTGCAGTATGGCGGACTGCCTGTCAGTTCTTCCGGTCAGTTTTCCACAATTCGCGCCGCCTATGACGCAGTGACCGGTGTCGGAGCACTGTTCGTCAATAACTCTCTGGTCGCCTCCAATCAGGGTACCGCGAACCGTCCCCTTGTTTGGACCGGCGCGGATAATTTCACCATCGGACGTATGATGGACGGAAGCGGGAACGGCTTCGTGATGCTCGGATCTTTTGCGCTGCACAGTGGACTCATCAGCGCTCTCCCGGTGGAACTCGTATCCTTCTCTGCGCTCAAGCGCGCCAATACGGTGGAATTACGCTGGAATACCGCTACCGAGCTCAACAACTACGGCTTCGAGGTGGAACGCTCGTTCGACAAGAAGCACTGGGAGGTCCTGGACTTCGTACCGGGGCATGGCACCGTGAACAGCCCGCGCAGCTACACCTGGAGTGACGCCTCCGCACTGCGCAGCAACAGAAACGACGTCCATTACCGTCTCCGCCAGATCGACCGCGACGGCAGCTTCGAATACTCCTCCGTCGTGTCGGTGAGTCTTCATGGGGAAACGGGCTTCGCCATTCAACCCGCGTTTCCGAATCCTTTCAATCCGTCAACCACGTTTACGCTGCGCCTGCAGACAGAGGAGAGCGTGCATGTGTGCGTAGCCGACGCGAGCGGCCGCATTGTCGCAACCCTGGTGAACGGCGAAATCCTCTCCGCCGGCACGCACAACATCAGCTTCCATGCGGACGACCTCCCCAGCGGCCTGTACTTCGCAATGGTGCGGACCGCTACACAGAGCGGCAGCATCAAGCTGATGCTTCAGAAATAA
- a CDS encoding ribonuclease H-like domain-containing protein, with translation MRSRIILDIETSGVPFDSLDAEQQQYLLKFTISEEDREEEKRKVNLYPYTASVVAIGMLNVDSEAARVYYLPGEADEEAWTSPDGRTEFIPLDERSMLEFFWRDVRPYEQIITFNGRMFDAPFLHVRSAMLGVPASRSLMPPRYNSTSHFDLMEQLTFFHATRRFSLDFLCTAFGIDSPKRHGVTGHDINAFVAAGRFRDIAVYNERDLRATRELYLRWMHSWPGGDRVAG, from the coding sequence ATGCGCTCACGAATCATTCTCGACATCGAAACCTCCGGCGTTCCCTTTGATTCTCTGGATGCCGAACAGCAGCAGTACCTGCTGAAATTCACTATCTCCGAAGAAGACCGCGAAGAGGAGAAACGCAAGGTGAACCTCTACCCCTACACGGCTTCCGTTGTCGCCATCGGCATGCTAAATGTGGACTCGGAGGCCGCGCGCGTGTACTATCTGCCCGGTGAGGCGGATGAAGAGGCTTGGACCTCGCCTGATGGGCGGACGGAGTTTATACCACTCGACGAACGCTCCATGCTCGAGTTCTTCTGGCGGGACGTCCGGCCGTATGAGCAAATCATCACGTTCAACGGACGCATGTTCGATGCGCCGTTCCTGCACGTGCGTTCCGCCATGCTTGGCGTGCCGGCATCGCGCTCGCTCATGCCGCCGCGATACAATTCCACCAGCCACTTCGACCTCATGGAACAGCTCACGTTTTTCCATGCCACACGACGCTTCAGCCTGGATTTTCTCTGCACCGCGTTCGGGATAGACAGTCCCAAGCGCCATGGTGTGACCGGACATGACATCAACGCATTTGTAGCTGCGGGACGATTTCGCGACATTGCGGTATACAACGAGCGTGATCTGCGCGCGACGCGGGAGCTCTACCTGCGATGGATGCATTCCTGGCCTGGAGGGGACCGCGTTGCGGGTTGA
- a CDS encoding macro domain-containing protein: MINPLRPNLPPGVLYLREYGPVTFEIVHGDITDEVTDAIVNAANEHLQHGGGVAAAIVEKGGDIIQIESNRLAPVPVGEAVVTGPGQLPVRFIIHTVGPQWRGGGFGEEEQLAEAVLSALKRATELGLESLSLPAVSCGIFSYPPAHAAGVIIRTIRIFCKEQETSLRHIRCTILERDTAELFGRVLQHEV, translated from the coding sequence ATGATCAATCCACTCCGCCCGAATCTTCCTCCGGGCGTACTGTATCTGCGTGAGTACGGACCGGTGACCTTCGAAATCGTGCATGGCGACATCACCGACGAAGTGACGGACGCCATCGTCAATGCCGCCAATGAACACCTGCAGCACGGAGGAGGCGTCGCCGCCGCCATCGTCGAAAAGGGAGGCGACATTATTCAAATCGAAAGCAACCGGCTTGCACCCGTCCCGGTGGGCGAAGCGGTGGTGACCGGACCCGGACAGCTTCCTGTCCGCTTTATCATTCACACGGTGGGGCCGCAATGGCGGGGCGGCGGGTTCGGTGAAGAAGAACAACTCGCCGAAGCCGTGCTCAGCGCCCTCAAACGCGCTACGGAACTCGGCCTGGAAAGTCTGTCGTTGCCCGCGGTGAGTTGCGGAATTTTTTCCTATCCACCTGCCCACGCCGCTGGCGTCATAATTCGGACAATTCGTATCTTTTGTAAGGAACAGGAAACATCGCTGCGGCACATCCGCTGTACGATACTGGAACGCGACACGGCCGAGCTCTTCGGTCGCGTCCTTCAGCACGAAGTGTAA
- the hppD gene encoding 4-hydroxyphenylpyruvate dioxygenase, with amino-acid sequence MQVDTKELHADLLPLRAVQHVEIYCGNAKQSAYYYRQAFGFSLVGYLGPETGVRDRVSYALQQGKVRFILTTPILEDGIIPFLGKHGDSVRDIALETSDAEFCFNTTVARGATPVMEPQIIEDAHGKVKIATVATYGDTVHTFVENLGYDGPFLPGFNAMPHDPMARPVGLKHIDHIVGNVDWNQMETWVKFYTDVFGFSRFVSFDDKDISTEYSALRSTVVSNQNKWIKFPINEPAEGLKKSQIEEYIVFHNGAGVQHIAIETDDIIATIAQMRAQGVEFLDIPMSYYDDLIERVGPIDEDLSKLKDLNILVDRDDKGYMLQIFTKPVEDRPTLFIEIIQRKGGESFGKGNFKALFVSIEREQERRGNL; translated from the coding sequence ATGCAGGTAGACACCAAAGAACTCCATGCGGATCTGCTGCCTCTCCGCGCCGTGCAACACGTGGAGATTTACTGCGGCAACGCGAAGCAATCCGCGTACTATTACCGCCAGGCCTTCGGGTTTTCGCTCGTCGGCTATCTCGGGCCCGAAACCGGTGTGCGCGATCGCGTTTCCTACGCCCTGCAGCAGGGCAAGGTGCGTTTCATCCTCACGACACCGATTCTGGAAGACGGTATCATCCCGTTTCTGGGCAAACACGGCGACAGCGTCCGTGACATCGCCCTCGAAACGAGTGACGCGGAATTCTGCTTCAACACGACAGTAGCCCGGGGGGCAACACCTGTAATGGAGCCGCAGATCATCGAGGATGCTCATGGTAAGGTGAAGATCGCCACTGTTGCCACCTACGGCGACACCGTGCACACCTTCGTGGAAAATCTCGGCTACGACGGTCCGTTTCTTCCCGGTTTCAACGCTATGCCGCACGATCCGATGGCCCGGCCCGTCGGACTCAAGCACATCGACCATATCGTGGGCAATGTGGATTGGAATCAGATGGAAACCTGGGTGAAATTCTACACGGATGTGTTCGGCTTCTCCCGTTTCGTGTCCTTCGACGACAAAGACATCTCCACCGAGTACTCGGCGCTGCGGTCCACCGTGGTCTCCAATCAGAACAAGTGGATCAAGTTTCCCATCAACGAACCGGCCGAAGGCCTCAAAAAAAGTCAGATCGAAGAATACATCGTCTTCCACAACGGCGCCGGCGTGCAGCATATCGCCATCGAAACCGACGACATCATCGCCACCATCGCGCAGATGCGGGCGCAGGGCGTGGAATTCCTCGACATCCCCATGTCGTATTACGACGATCTCATCGAGCGTGTGGGTCCCATCGACGAGGATTTGAGCAAGCTCAAAGATCTGAATATTCTCGTGGACCGCGACGACAAGGGGTATATGCTCCAGATCTTCACCAAGCCAGTGGAAGACCGACCCACCTTGTTTATCGAAATCATTCAGCGCAAAGGGGGCGAGAGCTTCGGCAAGGGGAATTTCAAAGCGCTGTTCGTGTCCATCGAGCGCGAGCAGGAGCGCCGCGGCAATCTCTGA
- a CDS encoding NYN domain-containing protein has protein sequence MEFKKTYIDGYNVLRKISRLERLMHSNGDAARRGFIDFVRKRSRNLGHVVVVFDGHGESIGGGPKISTVYSLTRTADSWIRQSLERDRHPRMVLVVSSDNEIRAHALACEAEVMSAKEFIDEGTPVDREENLEQYLKNRSLSEAEIATWLHAFGEASAKHRGGGAR, from the coding sequence GTGGAGTTCAAGAAGACCTATATCGACGGCTACAACGTCCTCCGGAAGATTTCCCGTCTCGAACGGCTGATGCATTCCAATGGGGATGCGGCGCGTCGCGGATTCATCGATTTCGTGCGTAAACGTTCGCGCAATCTTGGTCATGTCGTCGTGGTATTCGACGGACACGGCGAATCCATAGGAGGCGGACCGAAAATCAGCACCGTCTATTCGCTGACCCGCACCGCCGATTCCTGGATACGGCAGAGTCTCGAGCGTGATCGGCATCCCCGTATGGTACTCGTCGTTTCCTCCGATAATGAAATTCGTGCGCATGCGCTGGCCTGCGAAGCCGAAGTCATGTCCGCAAAGGAATTCATAGACGAGGGAACACCCGTTGACCGGGAGGAAAATCTCGAGCAGTATCTGAAGAACCGCAGCCTGTCGGAAGCGGAAATCGCGACCTGGCTGCATGCCTTCGGTGAGGCCTCCGCCAAGCACCGTGGCGGTGGCGCGAGGTAA
- a CDS encoding ABC transporter permease, which produces MAEPQQAPRETYLQFTMMRLRRSMEEVYQITIFGLRFFKYVFTPPYEWAQVRKHLDDLGAKSIPLLTVVGLIMGLILALQSRPTLDRFGAGAFLPAMLALTIVREMGPVITALIVAGRVSSGIGAEVGSMKVTEQIDALEVSAVDPFNYLVVTRVLACIIMLPLLTAYVDFLAISGGYLAEWIASNSSMQLYFTEVIQSLKFYDLLPGVGKTLAFGYIIGVIGAYQGFNTSRGTEGVGRAATSAVVLASLNIIFLDLVIIQLTFLFFGTGT; this is translated from the coding sequence ATGGCCGAGCCACAGCAAGCACCACGAGAAACATATCTGCAATTCACGATGATGCGCTTGCGCCGCTCGATGGAAGAGGTGTATCAGATCACCATCTTCGGCCTCCGCTTTTTCAAGTATGTGTTCACACCGCCCTACGAATGGGCGCAGGTGCGCAAGCATCTCGACGACCTCGGGGCAAAATCCATTCCGTTGCTCACCGTCGTGGGCCTCATCATGGGACTGATTCTCGCACTGCAGTCGCGTCCCACACTGGACCGCTTCGGGGCGGGGGCTTTTCTGCCGGCCATGCTCGCCCTTACCATCGTCCGGGAGATGGGACCGGTGATCACGGCCCTTATCGTGGCAGGACGCGTCAGCTCCGGTATCGGCGCGGAAGTCGGTTCGATGAAAGTCACGGAACAGATAGACGCGCTGGAAGTCAGCGCGGTGGATCCGTTCAACTACCTCGTGGTGACGCGTGTGCTGGCCTGCATCATCATGCTGCCGCTGCTGACGGCCTACGTGGACTTTCTCGCCATTTCGGGCGGGTATCTCGCGGAGTGGATCGCAAGCAATTCGAGTATGCAATTGTATTTCACCGAAGTCATTCAATCCCTGAAATTCTACGATCTCCTGCCGGGGGTGGGCAAGACGCTGGCCTTCGGGTACATCATCGGCGTGATCGGGGCGTATCAGGGCTTCAATACCAGCCGCGGCACCGAGGGAGTCGGGCGAGCCGCCACCTCCGCCGTGGTGCTCGCGTCACTGAACATCATCTTCCTTGATCTCGTCATTATTCAGCTCACCTTCCTCTTTTTCGGCACCGGCACCTGA
- a CDS encoding ABC transporter ATP-binding protein, translated as MTQNGILIDVRDVWKSFGDLEVLKGVSMQVHKGSSDVILGRSGIGKSVLLKSIVGLLTPESGSIEVMGERVIGMKTTALNRIRRNIGYVFQYAALYDSLTVRENLEFPLRKHTTLGEDEIQQRVVEQLELVGLEQAIDKMPSELSGGMKKRIGLARAIITRPDIVLYDEPTAGLDPITAREISELIISLEEQFGITSITVTHDLECAQTIANRIYILDDGVFQRSGSFDELKASTDPITRAFFKVVL; from the coding sequence ATGACGCAGAACGGCATACTGATAGACGTACGCGACGTCTGGAAAAGTTTCGGCGACCTGGAGGTCCTGAAAGGTGTGTCCATGCAGGTGCACAAGGGATCCAGCGATGTCATTCTCGGACGCAGCGGCATCGGCAAGAGTGTACTGCTCAAGAGCATCGTGGGTCTCCTGACGCCGGAGAGCGGCAGTATCGAGGTGATGGGGGAGAGAGTCATCGGCATGAAAACCACGGCGCTCAACCGCATCCGCCGGAATATCGGCTACGTGTTTCAATATGCGGCCCTGTATGATTCGCTGACCGTGCGTGAAAATCTGGAGTTTCCGCTCCGAAAACATACAACGCTTGGCGAAGATGAGATTCAGCAGCGCGTAGTGGAACAGCTGGAACTGGTGGGACTCGAGCAGGCGATAGATAAAATGCCGTCCGAACTCAGCGGCGGTATGAAGAAACGTATCGGTCTCGCCCGCGCCATCATCACCCGTCCCGATATTGTGCTCTACGACGAGCCCACCGCCGGTCTGGATCCCATCACCGCGCGCGAAATCAGCGAGCTGATCATCAGTCTGGAAGAGCAGTTCGGCATCACGTCCATCACCGTGACGCATGACCTGGAATGTGCACAGACCATCGCGAACCGGATCTATATACTCGACGACGGCGTCTTTCAGCGCAGCGGCAGCTTCGACGAGCTGAAGGCCTCCACCGATCCAATCACACGAGCATTCTTCAAGGTTGTTCTATGA
- a CDS encoding MlaD family protein translates to MMKRTLSRARVGFLIFVGVLTFTVAIFFVGEKSQIFSSVFYVQVNFPNAEGVKPGAYVVLSGYNVGTVSTLKLTPGADSVRLILRIDSDVWKFIKSDSKAEIKQEGLVGNKFINIGIGSTNAARVENYGFVQGVPPFALAGLADNFTAMMDTAKQVSVELNTLLGNLNRGKGTAGRLLHDDALYLELVALTEETKEGIRKTNTQLDQLSKLLANSMKVVDRVALSADTAMANTSKLTAEAASLMEDINAGKGTIGALLKDRELYDSLVTLLSALTDVTYDAGNAADQTAKGIRAMREHWLLGRVFGGEDMESEEPMQSAYVKKMRELQTRLRELEKREERLRAIETEKGQKSGR, encoded by the coding sequence ATGATGAAGCGAACACTGTCCCGGGCCCGCGTCGGCTTTCTGATTTTCGTCGGAGTGCTGACCTTTACGGTGGCGATTTTCTTCGTGGGCGAGAAGAGCCAGATCTTCAGCTCGGTGTTTTACGTGCAGGTGAATTTTCCCAATGCCGAAGGCGTCAAACCCGGTGCCTATGTCGTGCTCAGCGGCTACAACGTAGGCACGGTTTCTACGCTCAAGCTCACCCCGGGAGCGGATTCCGTCCGACTGATTCTGCGTATAGACAGCGACGTATGGAAATTCATCAAAAGTGATTCCAAAGCGGAGATCAAGCAGGAAGGGCTTGTCGGAAATAAATTCATCAATATTGGCATCGGCAGCACGAACGCCGCACGGGTCGAGAATTACGGCTTTGTGCAGGGGGTGCCGCCCTTCGCGCTTGCCGGCCTCGCGGATAATTTCACCGCGATGATGGACACCGCCAAACAGGTATCCGTGGAACTCAACACCCTTCTGGGCAATCTCAACCGCGGGAAGGGTACGGCTGGCCGGCTCCTGCACGACGACGCGCTGTACCTTGAACTCGTGGCCCTGACCGAAGAAACCAAGGAGGGAATCCGCAAAACCAACACGCAGTTGGATCAGCTCTCGAAGCTTCTCGCGAACTCCATGAAAGTCGTGGACCGCGTAGCCCTGAGCGCCGATACCGCCATGGCCAATACCAGCAAGCTGACCGCCGAAGCGGCCTCGCTCATGGAAGACATCAACGCGGGTAAAGGAACTATCGGCGCGCTGCTCAAGGACAGGGAACTCTATGATTCGCTTGTGACCCTGCTGAGCGCGCTGACCGACGTGACCTACGATGCCGGCAACGCGGCGGATCAGACGGCGAAAGGCATTCGCGCCATGCGGGAGCATTGGCTGCTGGGCAGGGTGTTTGGCGGAGAGGATATGGAGAGCGAAGAACCGATGCAGTCCGCCTACGTGAAAAAAATGCGGGAACTGCAGACCCGTCTGCGCGAACTCGAGAAGCGCGAAGAGCGGCTCCGCGCGATAGAGACGGAAAAGGGACAGAAGTCGGGCCGATGA